A genomic segment from Methanobrevibacter millerae encodes:
- a CDS encoding amino acid ABC transporter ATP-binding protein: MSLLEVKNLKKSFDENVVLKDISLSVDKGEVLCIIGPSGSGKSTLLRCITRLDHEDSGKIDFDGTFGLVFQDFNLFPHHNVLKNITNAPIKVQKRDKAEVLSTARDLLKKMGLEDKEEAYPHELSGGQQQRVSIARALAMNPDILFFDEPTSALDPELTSEILVVIRNLAAEHMTMVIVTHEMSFARNVADKIIFMDDGYIIEEGTPEEVFSSDNTRMKEFLGKFYD; this comes from the coding sequence ATGAGTTTATTGGAAGTTAAAAACCTTAAAAAGAGTTTTGATGAAAACGTAGTGCTTAAAGATATTTCCCTTAGCGTGGACAAGGGTGAAGTATTATGTATAATCGGACCTTCAGGTTCAGGAAAGTCCACACTGCTCAGGTGCATTACCAGACTTGACCATGAGGACAGCGGAAAAATAGATTTCGACGGAACATTCGGGTTAGTGTTCCAGGATTTTAATCTCTTCCCGCACCACAATGTTTTGAAAAACATTACCAACGCTCCAATCAAGGTCCAGAAAAGAGACAAGGCGGAAGTGTTAAGCACAGCCCGTGACCTTTTAAAGAAAATGGGTCTGGAAGATAAGGAGGAAGCTTATCCTCACGAATTGTCCGGAGGCCAGCAGCAGAGGGTTTCAATCGCTAGAGCTCTTGCAATGAATCCGGATATCCTGTTTTTCGATGAGCCGACTTCAGCTTTGGATCCCGAGCTCACTTCAGAGATTCTGGTTGTAATAAGGAATCTTGCGGCTGAACACATGACTATGGTCATCGTCACTCACGAAATGTCTTTTGCCCGTAACGTTGCTGATAAAATAATTTTCATGGATGACGGATACATTATCGAAGAAGGTACTCCTGAAGAGGTATTTTCATCCGATAATACCAGAATGAAAGAATTTTTAGGAAAATTTTACGATTAA
- a CDS encoding amino acid ABC transporter substrate-binding protein has product MNKKIGFILALIVIAFVVMGTASAGLFDFLGGGNNATKVTNDNNTFIVGFDAEFPPYGFKNGSEYVGFDLDLAKEVCKRNNWTYVAQPIDWDAKDAELDSGSIDCIWNGFTINGRENNYTWSEPYIDNKQVFVVKADSNISSIADLSGKVVETQKDSSALASLEGDNKTIKDTFTNLVQVADYNTAFMDLQSGACQAVAMDIGVAQYQINSSNSSSSFIILDQPLSSEQYGVGFKLNNTQLRNQVQATLDEMYADGTIQAIAANYSSYGVPGSLILK; this is encoded by the coding sequence ATGAATAAAAAGATAGGTTTTATTTTAGCTTTAATTGTAATAGCCTTTGTAGTCATGGGTACTGCCAGTGCAGGCTTATTTGACTTTTTAGGTGGTGGAAATAATGCAACTAAAGTAACTAATGATAATAATACTTTTATTGTTGGATTTGATGCAGAATTCCCACCATATGGTTTTAAGAACGGTTCTGAGTACGTAGGATTCGACTTGGATTTAGCAAAAGAAGTTTGTAAAAGAAACAACTGGACTTATGTAGCACAACCAATCGACTGGGACGCTAAGGACGCAGAATTGGATTCCGGCTCCATCGATTGTATATGGAATGGATTTACCATTAACGGAAGAGAAAACAACTACACCTGGTCTGAACCATACATTGACAACAAACAGGTATTTGTAGTAAAAGCGGATTCAAACATTTCTTCAATCGCTGATTTAAGCGGCAAAGTTGTAGAAACCCAAAAAGATTCATCTGCTTTAGCATCTCTTGAAGGAGACAACAAAACCATCAAGGATACCTTCACTAACTTAGTGCAGGTTGCAGACTACAACACTGCATTCATGGATTTACAATCCGGTGCATGTCAGGCTGTTGCAATGGATATTGGTGTTGCACAATACCAAATCAACTCATCCAACTCTTCTAGCTCTTTCATCATCCTGGATCAACCTCTTTCATCAGAACAGTATGGTGTAGGATTCAAATTGAACAACACTCAATTAAGAAACCAGGTACAGGCTACTTTAGATGAAATGTACGCTGACGGTACTATCCAAGCTATTGCAGCTAACTACTCCTCATACGGAGTTCCAGGTTCTCTTATTCTTAAATAG
- a CDS encoding CRISPR-associated protein Cas4, which yields MITISSIKTHMYCPMKLYLQTHVDNRQRNDMQLNLELKKIKIDTQDLIQKNMRKLKKEMGLVEVEEILSENIPSYLESTFSSIESMDLGLTTDQIVEINNETYFSIKLQAIKAKQAMELLGKNGYAIVDMFFPNCMYSYHLKDARMEVSGVCDKIEIVDGKYYPISIKYNSPPAKGVWDQDAVDVGMCALLIEEEFKTEVFVGFVEYAKINERRPVVMDVNIRKSLFDIINEVKEIEYDAKVPNVKMSEKKCGNCEYKNICLKE from the coding sequence ATGATAACAATATCTTCAATAAAAACACACATGTACTGCCCGATGAAATTGTATCTGCAGACGCATGTTGACAACAGGCAAAGAAACGACATGCAGTTAAATCTCGAGCTTAAAAAGATTAAAATAGACACGCAGGACCTTATACAGAAGAATATGCGAAAGCTGAAAAAGGAAATGGGCCTTGTTGAAGTGGAGGAAATCCTTTCAGAAAACATCCCAAGCTATCTTGAAAGCACTTTCTCCTCCATTGAAAGCATGGATTTGGGTTTGACGACCGACCAGATCGTTGAAATAAACAATGAAACCTATTTCAGCATCAAGCTTCAGGCAATTAAAGCAAAACAGGCCATGGAACTTCTGGGAAAAAACGGCTATGCGATTGTGGACATGTTTTTCCCGAACTGCATGTATTCCTACCACCTCAAGGATGCCCGCATGGAAGTCAGCGGAGTGTGCGACAAGATAGAAATCGTTGACGGCAAATATTACCCCATTTCCATCAAATACAACAGTCCTCCGGCCAAGGGAGTCTGGGACCAGGATGCCGTTGACGTCGGAATGTGCGCACTGCTGATAGAAGAGGAATTCAAGACTGAAGTCTTCGTTGGATTCGTCGAATACGCCAAAATCAACGAACGAAGGCCTGTGGTAATGGATGTCAACATCAGAAAATCATTGTTTGACATCATTAATGAAGTAAAAGAAATAGAATACGACGCAAAGGTTCCTAATGTAAAAATGAGCGAAAAAAAGTGCGGCAACTGCGAGTATAAAAATATATGTTTAAAGGAATAG
- a CDS encoding amino acid ABC transporter permease, which yields MILSSMVELLIGGMITSIEIFLLTLLFALPLGLLISFGRMSKFAPLRWLMKIYISIMRGTPLMLQLIVVFFGPYYIFGMTLSPDYRFIAVIIAFSINYAAYFAEIYRGGIEAIPKGQYEAAQVLGYGKVQTFFTIILPQVFRIILPSVTNEVITLVKDTSLSFVIAIPEMFTVAKQIAAADASIAALLVAGLFYYIFNVLVAFVMARLENRYNYLS from the coding sequence ATGATATTAAGTTCGATGGTGGAATTATTGATTGGGGGTATGATTACCTCCATCGAAATATTTTTGCTTACATTGCTGTTTGCGCTTCCTTTAGGTCTTCTAATATCCTTTGGAAGGATGAGTAAGTTCGCACCGCTCAGATGGTTAATGAAAATATATATCTCTATCATGAGGGGTACTCCATTAATGCTGCAGTTAATTGTAGTGTTTTTCGGACCGTATTACATATTTGGAATGACTCTTTCACCTGATTATAGGTTCATTGCAGTTATCATTGCCTTTTCAATAAATTATGCTGCGTACTTCGCTGAAATTTACAGGGGAGGAATCGAAGCAATTCCGAAAGGCCAGTATGAGGCTGCTCAGGTTTTGGGTTACGGCAAGGTACAGACATTTTTCACAATTATTTTGCCGCAGGTATTCAGGATTATTCTCCCTTCAGTAACCAACGAGGTAATTACTCTTGTAAAAGATACTTCATTGTCATTCGTTATAGCAATTCCGGAAATGTTTACCGTAGCAAAACAGATTGCTGCTGCAGACGCTTCAATTGCGGCCTTGCTTGTTGCAGGATTGTTCTATTACATATTCAACGTGCTTGTCGCATTTGTCATGGCACGCCTTGAAAACCGCTATAATTATTTAAGTTAG
- a CDS encoding zinc ribbon domain-containing protein, with translation SRFIQRLKDKFQLYKPEADGVQFTNAKNTSKTCHHCQHINEDLDVKEREWMCPKCGKILDRDVNAAINILNRWCDGDSLVQT, from the coding sequence ATCGAGATTCATACAAAGACTTAAAGATAAATTCCAACTCTACAAACCCGAAGCAGACGGTGTACAATTCACAAACGCAAAAAATACAAGCAAAACATGCCACCACTGCCAACACATCAATGAAGATTTGGATGTAAAAGAACGGGAATGGATGTGTCCGAAATGTGGAAAAATACTTGATAGGGATGTAAATGCCGCAATTAATATACTGAACCGTTGGTGCGACGGGGATAGCCTAGTTCAGACTTAA